DNA from Cyanobacteriota bacterium:
GCTAAAAGCATCATCCCAAATCAAATCTGCCAGCGTGACATGAAAACTATCGGCTGGCACTGGTTGGAGCAAGTCTGGATCCAATTGGCGCACTAATTGCTGCTGCTGCTCAGCCATGCGGTCATAACAAGCTGCATTAGCTGGATCATCGGTTTTGGGTGGAGTGATGATGGTATAACCAGGAAACGAGGCTGGGTGCCATTGATTGTCGTTACCTCGATAAAACTTAGGAGAGGGTTGAATTTTGGGAAGTTGCGATCGGTAAGTCTCTGGCAACGTCATCCGCACCAGTCGATTTACATATGTCAGGTAGGAATCATCCACGCCGAGTCACCTTTCACCCTACAGAGCATCTTTTATTGTCTCAGATAACGTAAGTTTCGCACCGAGAAGACAGAATATGACAGGATATAACAATTGCTCTAGCTAACCAGTGGTACCAGCAGTGGCACAGCACCAAAACTGGTGAGTTATGCTACTGAGGCTTGTATAGCGCTCCATGAGAAGGTTTGGACATGATTGCAGTTGAGGCTGGCAGTGAGGACTCAAGTCCTCACTACAAACATTCTGGCAAACATTGTGGCCGTAGCTAACCATATGGCTAAACCTCATCGCTAACCCGTGCACTGCTATAGCAAAGATACAATACTAACTCTCCAAAACCAGCCACATAACC
Protein-coding regions in this window:
- a CDS encoding DUF1868 domain-containing protein — encoded protein: MDDSYLTYVNRLVRMTLPETYRSQLPKIQPSPKFYRGNDNQWHPASFPGYTIITPPKTDDPANAACYDRMAEQQQQLVRQLDPDLLQPVPADSFHVTLADLIWDDAFSAATENPEFEGLLQQSISNIFRDVQPSVAASEPIRWQVLGLLIMPRAIALALAPVSESAYDRIIKLRRALYQSPDLISLGIEQQYHFTAHVTLGYFGNVPEQLFE